The following is a genomic window from Mustela lutreola isolate mMusLut2 chromosome 5, mMusLut2.pri, whole genome shotgun sequence.
ctccagaaaCATGTCTACTAAGAAGTTGTTGTGGTAGATGTCAAAGAAGGTGCTGcgtgtgttctcctctaggattttgatggctttctgtctcaaatttaggtttttcatccattttgagttcattttcgTGTGTGGTTtaagaaaatagtccagtttTCCAACACCATGTGTTAAAGACACTCTCTTTcctgatattctttcctgctttgtggaagattaattgaccacataggTGTGGGTCAGCAATTGGTGACTGAACTTAATCTCCAGTCTCTCTTCACTCTCTGAGTTCAAGGGTAGATGGACAGGGGCTAAACTTCAACCTTTTAATCACATACTTGGTTCCCTAGAAAACCAGCTCCCTTTAGGGGGCTTTCCAGAAGTCATTTCATTAACATAAATGAGGTGTGATTGAAAGGGGCTTGTTATGAATATCAAAAGACATCCCGAtagctcttatcacttaggaaattttaAGGGTTTTTAGAGTTCTGTGCCAGAATCTAGGTGGATGACCATATACTTTGCATTAATCATAATATCACACCTATCTTGTATTTTTCCTGACTCAGTCCTGGAGTCAACCACTTCTCAAAGGAGACTTGGTTCCTTTTAGTGGAAAATAGTGATAAAAACTCAgttctgagggtgcctgggtggctcagggggttaaagcctctgccttccgctcaggtcatgatctcagggtcctgtgatcgagccccacatcgcagCCCTGCATTTCATCCAGCTATCTGctcaggaggcctgcttcctctctctctctctctgcctgcttctctgcctacttgtgatctctgtctctcaaataaataaataaaatctttgaaaaaaaacaacaactcagtTTTGGATGCTAATTGTGTTCATTGGTACTGAAGTGTTATTGTTCTTATGCTGTCAAAACTGACAGAGCCAGGAACCTTATATGTGCACACATAAATCTATCTACCTATTTTTCAGGTGTGTGCATATGCTCCATCTATCCATACATTGTAAAAACCATGAGTTCACAGAGttactctttcattttcttctttccactttCTGTAGTTCTGTATTTCATTTCTGACTGAAAAACCTCTCGGCAGATGTAGGGAATTTTCTTATTTGCCCAATCCCTTGTTAATCAATTCTTGTCATTATTCATCCTTATCATGATTCATTTTAAAGTTCACCTGGTTTCTGTGGCCCCATTAGTTTCAGAGCACATCTGAACACAAGATGTTCCAACCCTGGAACTTCTCTGCTCCAGCCCTgtaatcagccatttctccaagttCATCTCAGtgggaaatgacatttaaaactGGGATCTAAGCCCTAAGTGAACTCCCTACTTATGAGGTGTCATTGCTTCCAGACATTTTGGAGCTAGAATACGTAtaaatattgcatggagcactgggtgtggtgcataaacaatgaatcttggaacactgaaaaaattaaattaaatttaaaaaaaagaaaaaaaaaacagattaaaaaaaagtatttaaaaacacagGTTAACTGATACCTCTTATCCACTCCGGTAAGGTTTCCCACCATCTCTCCCCTATTCTAGTTTCTTTCTGGTCTCCCACAGTACACACTCTGGTTCCCAACAACATGAACTTATTGTTCCTCCTTTGCTTACTCCTACCATACACACAAATGAGCTTTGGAATTCCCTCTACTCATTAAagaaaatcatataatatatatgcatacacctataggcaaaatttctttttttcttttttcttttttttttttttgtctcttctgtgCAGTCTTTAGCCTTTGCTGACATTTTGGTGATGTTTCCTCCACTCTAGAGGAAGTGGGAGAGCAAATCCCAGCCAGGGATCCGGGAAGCTGCCAAAGAACCTTGCCAGAGCAGGCAAGAGAGTGCCTCACCACAGGCCCAGGGTGGGATCCGAGGGCTCATAGGGCTGTAACCAGGTATCAAGCTCATCCTCTTCAAGGTTGCATGTCCTTCTGACAGGCAATGGGCAGATGGTGAGGGGATCTGGGTGTTCACTACCGTCGTGAGATCTGGGTCTGAAATACGCACAGAGCGTCTCTGAGAAGGTGTCTGTGAAGGTGAAGATGTGGGAGCCATCTGACACGTTGAAGAAGGATAGTTTTCCTGCCTCCCAATCCAGGAAGATGCCCACACGCCGCGGCGGCACACGCAGGGTGAGCGCAATGCGATGTGGGTCCAGGATGAAGTACTCGCAGCGGTTCCACAGCCCCAGCACCCAGTAGCCGTTGGCTGGGCTTAGGTGCACCTGCCCTGTGCGCGGCACGGAGGCCAGACACACACCCAGGAACCAGCGGCTGCGCCTGCCCACATGCACTTCCCAGTAGTGCCGCCCAGCAGAGAAGCGCTGATAGCTCAGCACACACGTCTGCTCAGAGAACCGCTGGGGGTCCCCCACCACGGGGTTGagctctgctctgcaggaggaCACGCTCTTGCCATCCTGGGAGACTTCCAGGCTGCGGTGCGCAGAGGCCGGATCAAGGGTTACGTTCACTGTGCAGGGGCGCAGAATTAGTACCTACGAAGGGCGGTTCTGGGCCCTGCTTGCCCCTTCCTGACAGGTAAACCTCTAGCGCTCCTGCTGGTCACCCCCACCCCTGAAACCACCCCTGTGTACCAAAGCAGCTCACAAGGTGCTTCTGAGCACTTCAAAGCCATTGGAAGAATCCTATTTCTTTCCTGAACTCGAAGTTTCCTAACTGCCATACTAGGTGCCATGGagagcagaaatagaaaacaaggtAGATTCGTGGGGATGGAGGTGGGCTCCTTTCCCCCCAGTTCCTGGCCAAGGGGAAGGGGCTCCAGGCTTCAACTCCTCACTAATGGCACCACCCTAtgtgaccttgagatcatcatgtgagctctgagcctcagttttataGCAATGTTaggattttaaaactgaaagggACCTCTGAGATCATCCAGTCCAGTGCCCTGCTCTCCAATACCCCACCCCTCAAAGCACACCCACTTGATAGAGGAGAACCCCAAGGATCTCTTCTGTCCAATGAGAGGTTCCTACAAACTAGCCCTAACAGTCTTCCTACCAGATGGAAACAAACCTAGTAAAACCCAGAAAATAATGTGCTTTTAGGAGATGTGTGTACACAAAAAAGCGCATGTGTGAGTATAATCAGATGTGTGCATGcaagtatgtatgtgtatacatgtaggCATACATGTTGTGTTGTATATGTGCAAAAGTAGgcttctgtgtttgtgtgtgtaggcTCCATACTTGACTCCTGGGCAGATCCTTCCTCCAATCTCAGATCTTTCCACCTCCCTTCTGTTAAAGATCCAACAAACCCCAGTCACAAGGTCACAGTTCCTTGACTTCAGTTACCTGCATATTGCTGGGCTGCTCTCCACTCTGAaaccaaacagaaagaaaaaaagagactcaaaGATCTGGGTCAGTAACTCTGCAAACTTGAGGGAGGTTCAAAATGCATGAAGGATGCTACAAACCCAATGATCTCATTCCCCCCATGACAGCTAGTTGGAGTCCGGAATGGTCTGGGCTCACAATGGCATTTCTCTGGGAATTCAGGATTAGGAAAGGGCTAGTGTCAGTGCTGGGTTATACTAAATCTGCATGCAATCTAACCTTGTACTGAAAAAGGCAGGAGAACAAAGCATGTGGGCAGAGAGCCAAGGCAAGTTATTGGGGTGCCTTTAAGATTGCACAAGAAGTTTTAATCTCTGACCAGCAGGTTCAGTCTGAGGAAGCCTGGATGAGCATGGCTCCTGTCCTGAAATGTCCTTTAGGTGCcctgtttttcctcctttcttaacATAAACCATTCTGGATggacttctgttttattttatcttattcaaCTTTATAACAAAGAGATCAACAAGTCACAAAATAGCAAAAGTAAAAGAAGCTTTCAGAGCTCCATAAATTTACAGCAGAGCCCTTAAACCCTGGGTCTACATCAGAATAACtagtagaacttttaaaaacatatagctCTTGCATAGAAAAACTCAATTCTATAAAGATCTTGACTCTTTCTAAATTCATCTGTAAATTCAAAGGAATCCCATGCAAAACtgcttttggattttttaaaaggaattttgtaaacgtattctaaaatttaaaatggacCTAAAAAgatccattcatttttaaaaggaagcagAAATGCAGGAAAACTTGTACTTTGGGGTACTATAAAAGCCCTaacataaaagacctcaacgtgagacaggaatccatcagaatcctagaggagaacataggcagtaatctcttctatatcagccacagcaacttctttcaagatatgtctccaaaggcaaaggaaacaaaagcaaaaataaacttttgggacttcatcaaaatcaaaagcttctgcacagcaaaggaaacagtcaaaaaaacaaagaggcaacccacggaatgggagaagatatttgcaaatgacagtacagacaaaaggttgatatccaggatctataatgaactcctcaaactcaacacacccgaaacaggcaaacatataaaaaaaaaatgggcaggggacgcctgggtggctcagttggttgagcagctgccttcggctcgggtcatgatcccagcatcctgggatcgagtcccacatcgggctccttgccccgcagggagcctgcctctccctctgactctacctgccactctgcctgtgctctctctctctctaacaaataaataaataaaatctttaaaaaaaatgggcagaagatatgaacagacacttctccaatgaagacatacaaatggctatcagacacatgaaaaaatgttcatcatcattagccctcagggagattcaaattaaaactacattgagatatcaccttacaccagttagaatggccaaaattaacaaaacaggaaacaacatgtgttggagaggatgtggagaaaggggaaccctcttacactgttggtgggaatgcaagttggtgcagcccctttggaaaacagtgtggagattcctcaagaaattaaaaacagagcttccctatgaccctgcaattgcactcctgggtatttaccccaaggatacagatgtgaaaagaagggccatctgtaccccaatgtttatagcagcaatggccacggtcgccaaattatggaaggaaccaagatccccttcaacggacgaatggataaggaagatgtggtccatatacactatggagtattatgcctccatcagaaaggacaaacacccaacttttgtagcaatatggacgggactggaagagattatgctgagtgaaataagtcaagcagagagagtcaactatcatatggtttcacttatttgtggagcataacaaatatcatggaggacaaggggtattagagaggagaagggagttggggtaaattggaaggggaggtgaatcatgagagactatggactctgaaaaacaatccgaggggtttgaagtggcgggggggtggtgggaggttggggtaccaggtggtgggtattatagagggcacagattgcatggagcactgggtgtggtgaaaaaataacaaatattgtttttctgaaaataaataaattgaaaaaataattttaaaaaagccctAACAGTGAAAACAATGAAGTAATAGGTGGTCCACCGATAGACCCATCTACACATGAGAACCAAATATGAACTAAAGACAATACCCACATCGATGGGGAAATCATGGTTGGTGTAGTAGATGGCACTGGGAAAACTGACTCACTATATGAAGAAAAACAGCTGTATTCTCACCTGGCACCAAATAAGATGGCAAATTTCAGGTGGTTTAAAGACATACACATAAGACATGTAAAGTAAACAGAAGAAAGTGGAAGAGAATATCTTTATGACCTACGTGTTAGGAAGGTTTTCTTCAACAGAACTTCAAAAACATATGCCATAAGGTACAAATTTGATGCATATGTATCTGTATAAGGATATTAATCCCTCATTGGTATTAAACACTGTGAATTCCTTTTTCTAGTCTGTCACCTGCTATTAGCTACATCCTTGGTTTCCCACTGAAAATAAAccattaattttgataaaattgaattcattaaatttttacCTAATGACTTGTGTTTTTGAGACTTTGTtggtgtgtatttatgtatatctatatatctgtaaaTATATAAGACATACATGATACTATATATTGtcattatgtacatatatatgtcatgTCCCCttgaatcaataaaagaaagatagCAACCTCATACTAAAAACAgccaaaaggggcacctgggtggctcacttagttaagcttctgacccttgatctcagctcagatcttgacctcagggttgtagtttgagccctgcattgggctccacatgggggcttggagtctgcttttttaaaaaaatggccaaaGGACAAGAATTGGCAATATTTAGGAGAGGAAGCCCCAAAAGTCATCTGGCATATGAAGAGATGCCCAAACTGAGTGTTCAAAGGAGAACAAACTGAAAGCACAATGAGCAATCACTCATCCCCATCGAGTAGCTAACTCAGTAAGTGGTTTATATGGCATGTGGGCACATGGAGTCTCCATGCACTGCCAACGGCAGGATGATGGCACTGCCTCTGGGggacctctctctctcacttactgACATATCCCCTCAGGCCAGCAACTCCCTCCCTGGGTATACATCCCAGAGAAATCTCCACATAAAGCCTGAAGGTGACAGATTTGAGGCTGTTCATCCAGTGTTGTGTGTGGTGGTGTGGAGTTAGAGGCAGGCTGGATATCTATTTGAAGAATGTGGCTGGTTAACATGGATTACACTGCAGCAAGGAGACTGAGACCAGATATGGTAGCAGGGATGGATACCAAAACACAGCGATGAGTGAGAAAAGCAAGGAACAGTACACGACTGTAAACGTCATTTACAGAAACGAAAATGCTTGTGCACAAAGCTGAAATTGACCTTTTGTAAGAATCCATACAAAGTAAACTACACATCAGACTATTTGCTTTATgtagggagtgggggaagggatagggaaaaatattttcatatagagTAACATGCCCATTCTAGACCCACAAGGATCTAGGTGATTCTGATATGCAACCAGAATTTGCACCAATGGTTTATAATATGCTTATACCTCAAAACAATATAAAAGTAAATAGAAAGCAAAACTTGAATATAACCTCTAGTAAGTGACATACATTAGTACATGCCATTTGCCTGTGGAAGAAGCCAGAATGAGGTACGGCTCATTAGTCAGAATGAGTGACTCTGATGTTGAAATGTAAAGTGGATAATGGGAGGGAGATGAGCTTCACTCACCAGCCTGGCCTTCAGCCCTTCTCCAGTCTGAAGCATCCatggaaaaacagaattaaaacagAAGGTCAGTGCTGCTTCCTTACTCCCACATTGCATTTTGCACCCATCCTtgcccttctcccctttctcctgcCACCCACATGCTGGCAGGGTTCCATCTTGGGCATCATACCTTGTTGGCAAATGAGAAATCAGATGCTAAAAGGTGGACAAGAAGAAATAACCTGAAGAGGGGTCACTTACCAAGTTCTGTCTGAAGCTTTCCTGTaagcaaaacacagaaaacatcAGTGTTTGGGTGAGGGGAACCACCATCCCAAGGTAGTTAGGTCCCTGGGAGGAGGTTACTTACTCTTCAACCACTGTTCACCCCAGTCCCATCTTAGTCTCTGTACCACCCATCTGCATGATTCATATGCCTCATTCTATTCTTTGCTCTAAGACAGAAATCTGCACAGGgctagaaaaggaaaacaggtcATGGTACTGAGAGGTCTCTTCCCGGGGCTCAAGTCTAGTTTGAAAGGCTACTGTTCATCTGCCCTGAAATCAGAAACTTTTCCTGAGGAGAGGTCCTTCATGAATCCAGGCACTGAGCCTATGTAAACCTCAGGGTCACTGACTGGGCACATTATTTAAAGGACTGGGAGGACATCACACTTAACTATTTCCTCATCACACTCAATTATTTCCTGGCCAAATGTTAAGACTTTGATATTTTGCCACTAGGAATGCATTCCTTTGAATCACcactttctgtctttttaaatttactttttatttactttttgatgattatttatttgaaagagagagagagagagtgagagagcacgaggaggggagagagggagaagcatcctccccactgagcagggagcctgatgtgggattcaatcccaagaccctgggatcatgacctgagcccaaggcagatgtttaaccaactgagccacccaggtgcccctcttatgtCTTGTTTTAAAAGTAATTCATTCTGACTAGAGACTTGGGAAGATAGTGAAGTAGGAGGACCCTGAGTTCACCTCCTCCATTGTTTTCAACTAGCTATCACCCACATCCAAGACTGGCAGAGAGATCTGAAGATtggcagaaaaaaattccataactAAATATAGAGACAAGACTGCATCTGAAAGGTGAGGATGTTCAGAAAAGTGGAGAGAGCAGGGAAATGGGCCCTCACACCAGGAGCTCACACAGGAAAGACTGATCTCCATAACACTTCGACTTAAAAACCAGAGGGGCTGGATTCTGTGAGTTTATAATACCAGTGGGACTTGAAGTCTGGTGCTTTAAAAGTCAGCTGACATAGCACTGGGTGAGCCCAGAGGACAAGTGATAGCTGGCTTTAAGGAGACAGCAGCCCAcacagaaagggaacacaaaaatGGCAGTATTCACAACACTGGGAGCAAATGGAAGATTTGTTCATAATGATTTTGGATCATTTTAAGGGACTTCAAAAATAAGGGAGTTGGCAGGCACTAATTCTCTCTCCTGAGCCCCCAGCACAAACACAGAGCCAACTGTAGGAGATTGGGGCTGCATAGACACTTCCTACCTAACCCATTAGTAGTGTGCCATGCCTACAAGTTCTTCTGAGGACTAGCCCACAATAAGCCTGCTAGCTTTGACCATGGGCTCAGAggaaatatatatctttaattttaaaaaagattttatttatttatttgacagagacacagtgagagagggaacacaagcagggggagtgggagagggagaagcaggcttctgactgagtagggagcccgatgcagggctcaatcccagggtcctgggatcatgacctgaactgaaggcagacgcttaacaactgagccacccaggtaccccgagggGGAATATTGTTAAAGCCACATGACCCCCAGCCATGCACCCCCAAGCAGCACCATGCACCGGCCCCAGCTGCACCCAGCCATTCTCGTGTTCTGCAGCCAGTCTCATGGCCCCAGCAACTCCAGCAAACAACCACCAGCCATTGCAGTGCTTCAGGGGGTCCAACATAGGGCCAGTGGCCCACTGCAAGTTTTGCTAATACTGTAGCCCCACTCCTAAGTTCCCCAGCAGGCACACTCCATCAGAGCTGACCTTCCTGGGTCCTACTAACaccacagagagcaagcacagcccACAACAGCCAATAGGCAGAGGGCCACTGCAAATGACCACACTAAAAGGAAAAGTGATTCAAACACAACAGCAGGGTGTAAGCAACACACATAAGATATTCTCCTGACTTTCATAacagacagaaacacacacagagaggcagaaaaaatgaggagacagagaaatttatcacaaatgaaagaacaggccAAGGCCAAGGCAGAGAtctaaacaaaacagataaaagtaaCATGTCTGACCAAACATTTAAAGCAATGATTCTAAGGaattcactggacttgagaaaagactgagaaaaaacTGAAAGACATGAATGAGACctttaacacagagataaggaaaaacatagcagagataaagggcataataaatgaaatgaaaacatgtttgatggaatgaacagcaggctgaaAGATGccaaagaatgaattagtgacctagaagatAGAGTAATGGAAAGCCAATAacctgaacaaaagagagaaaagtattgtgcaaaatgaaaacagacttagggaactcagtgacagcATCAAATGtagtaacattcatattataggagtcccagaacagaaagagagagaagagggggcagaaaatttatttaaataaataacagctgaaaacttccctaatctgggaatgAGAACAGATATGCAGTCCAGGAGATACAGAGAACTCCCTTCAAAATCAGTAAGAGCAGACCCAACCAAGACACAGTAATTAAATtcacaaaatatattataaagaaaaatttttcaaagcagcaagacaaaagaagccAATAACTTAgaagagaaaatcaataagacTATCGGGACATTTTTCAACAGAAGCTTTGCAAGCCATGATATACTCAAAGTGCTAAGTGGAAAAgatctgtagccaagaatactctatccagcaagactatcattcagaacagaaggagagaaaaagacctacccagagaaatgaaaattaaaggatGTCATGATTACTAAACAAGCTCTGCAAGAATTATTAAAATAGACtcttaaacaatgaatcttgggaggcaactcacggaatgggagaagatatttgcaaatgacagtacagacaaaaggttgatatccaggatctataatgaactcctcaaactaaacacacacaaaacagacaatcatatcaaaaaatggacagaagatatgggcagacacttctccaataaagacatacaaatagctatcagacacatgaaaaaatgttcatcatcactagccatcagggagattcaaattaaaactacattgagatatcaccttacaccagttagaatggccaaaattagcaagacaggacacaacatgtgttggagaggatgtggagaaaggggaaccctcttccactgttggtgggaatgcaagttggtgcagcctctttggagaacagtgtggagattcctcaagaaattaaaaatagagcttccctaggaccctgcaattgcactcctgggtatttaccccaaagatacagatgtcgtgaaaagaagggccatctgtaccccaatgtttatagcagcaatggccacggtcgccaaactgtggaaagaaccaagacgcccttcaacggacgaatggataaggaagatgtggtccatatacactatggagtattatgcctccatcagtaaggacgaacacccaacttttgtagcaacatggacaggactggaagagattatgctgagtgaaataagtcaagcagagagagtcaactatcatatggtttcacttatttgtggagcataacaaaaagcatggaggacatggggagttagagagaagggagttggggtaaattggaaagggaggtgaatcatgagagactatggactctgaaaaacaatctgaggggtttgaagtggcaggggggtgggaggttggggtaccaggtggtgggtattatagagggcacggattgcatggagcactgggtgtggtgaaaaaataatggtactgttatgctgaaaataaataaatgaaacaaaacaaaacaaaacaatgaatcttggaacactgaaaaaaaataaaataaaaatttaaaaaaagaacttaagaacAACACCTTtagaagagcttttttttttttttttgcaataatgaagtattttaaatcagaaaaaaaataaaatagactcttgaggaagtggtatatatataatggaatattactcaggcataaaaagaatgaaatcttgccatttgcaagataTAGATGGACACTGATGGAGCCAGAGAGTATTATGTGAAGCAaagtaagtcagccagagaaagacaaataccatatgatctcactcatctgtggaattcaagaaagaaaacaaaggagtaaAGGGGGAtaaagagggagaggcaaaccaagaaacaggtcttaactacagagaaaaaactatggctaccagaggggaagtgggtgggagatgggttaaatacATGATtaggattaaggagggcatttgttgtgatgagcactgggaggtatatggaattgttgaatcactatgttgttcacctgaaactaacattccagtgtatgttaactgactggaatgccaataaaaacaacaacaaagacacagggtgacaaaatgggttaaaaaaaaataagtccatctatat
Proteins encoded in this region:
- the BTNL9 gene encoding butyrophilin-like protein 9 isoform X3, coding for MVDLPVFPDSCQRGPLPSSVFFLTHLFLLLQPGKLNSEEEVRVVGPGEPILALVGEDVEFSCHLSPYLDAEDMEIRWFRSQISDVVHLYQGRQELYSQQMAQFQNRTKLIKDYIIDGSVNLWLHGVVPADEGLYGCRFLSSSFSKEAIWELEVADAFLPGGSPWKRAFLGTLVALPLLLALLMTLALYFFQKQRQCQEKLRKHAEKDKERLTAELGKLQTELDWRRAEGQAEWRAAQQYAVNVTLDPASAHRSLEVSQDGKSVSSCRAELNPVVGDPQRFSEQTCVLSYQRFSAGRHYWEVHVGRRSRWFLGVCLASVPRTGQVHLSPANGYWVLGLWNRCEYFILDPHRIALTLRVPPRRVGIFLDWEAGKLSFFNVSDGSHIFTFTDTFSETLCAYFRPRSHDGSEHPDPLTICPLPVRRTCNLEEDELDTWLQPYEPSDPTLGLW